One genomic segment of Pseudomonas sp. RU47 includes these proteins:
- a CDS encoding DMT family transporter: MHISSGRWVYGLFLALLTAFLWGILPIKLKQVLLVMDPVTVTWFRLLVSGGCLFIYLAAVKRLPSRKVLGPKGGWLVLMAVLGLVGNYVLYLMGLNLLSPGTAQLVVQMGPIMLLIASLFVFKERFSIGQGIGLAVLLIGFVLFFNQRLAELLTSLSDYTAGVLLVLLASTVWTFYALGQKQLLTVWNSLQVMMVIYLFCALLLTPWVHPLEALNLSPLQGWLLLACCMNTLIAYGAFAEALAHWEASRVSATLAITPLVTFGAVAIAAGIWPEYVHAEQINGLGYGGAVLVVLGSALVALGPSLIAGLKARRMKVAAS, translated from the coding sequence ATGCACATTTCATCCGGTCGCTGGGTCTACGGTCTGTTCCTGGCCCTGCTGACCGCGTTTCTGTGGGGCATCCTGCCGATCAAACTCAAACAGGTATTGCTGGTGATGGACCCGGTGACGGTGACCTGGTTTCGTCTGTTGGTTTCCGGCGGCTGCCTCTTCATCTATCTGGCGGCGGTAAAACGCCTTCCCAGCCGCAAAGTGCTCGGGCCCAAGGGCGGCTGGCTGGTGCTGATGGCGGTGCTCGGGCTGGTCGGCAACTATGTGTTGTATTTGATGGGCCTCAATCTGCTCAGCCCTGGCACCGCACAACTGGTGGTGCAAATGGGCCCGATCATGCTGCTGATCGCCAGTCTGTTTGTGTTCAAGGAGCGTTTCAGCATTGGCCAGGGGATCGGGCTGGCGGTGCTGTTGATCGGTTTTGTACTGTTTTTCAATCAGCGCCTGGCCGAGCTGCTGACGTCATTGTCGGACTACACCGCAGGGGTTTTGCTGGTGCTGTTGGCGTCGACGGTGTGGACCTTTTATGCGCTGGGCCAGAAGCAATTGCTGACGGTGTGGAATTCGTTGCAGGTGATGATGGTGATCTATCTGTTCTGCGCACTGTTGCTGACACCGTGGGTGCATCCGCTCGAAGCGCTGAACCTGAGCCCGCTGCAGGGCTGGCTGCTGTTGGCGTGCTGCATGAATACCTTGATTGCCTATGGCGCGTTCGCTGAAGCGCTGGCGCATTGGGAGGCGTCGCGGGTCAGTGCGACGTTGGCGATCACGCCGTTGGTGACGTTTGGCGCGGTGGCGATTGCGGCGGGGATCTGGCCGGAATACGTGCATGCCGAGCAGATCAACGGGCTCGGGTATGGCGGGGCGGTGCTGGTGGTATTGGGGTCGGCGCTGGTGGCGTTGGGGCCTTCGTTGATTGCCGGGTTGAAGGCGCGGCGGATGAAGGTGGCCGCCAGTTAG
- the trhO gene encoding oxygen-dependent tRNA uridine(34) hydroxylase TrhO: MTQPIVVAALYKFVTLEDYVNLREPLLQAMVDNEIKGTLLIAEEGINGTVSGSREGIDGLLAWLKSDPRMIDIDHKESYCDEQPFYRTKVKLKKEIVTLGVEGVDPNKKVGTYVDPQDWNALISDPEVLLIDTRNDYEVSIGTFEGAIDPKTTSFREFPDYIKEHFDPAVHKKVAMFCTGGIRCEKASSYMLSEGYEEVYHLKGGILKYLEEVPQEETKWQGDCFVFDNRVTVRHDLSEGDYDQCHACRTPVSVEDRASEHYVAGISCPHCWDKLSEKTRRSAIDRQKQIELAKARNQPHPIGYNYKQASTEA; this comes from the coding sequence ATGACACAACCTATTGTCGTGGCGGCACTGTATAAGTTCGTCACCCTCGAAGATTACGTCAACCTGCGCGAGCCCCTGCTGCAAGCGATGGTCGACAACGAAATCAAAGGCACCCTGCTGATCGCCGAAGAAGGCATCAATGGCACGGTCTCCGGCAGCCGCGAAGGCATTGATGGCCTGCTCGCCTGGCTGAAGAGCGACCCACGCATGATCGATATCGATCACAAAGAGTCGTACTGCGACGAGCAGCCGTTCTACCGCACCAAAGTCAAACTGAAGAAAGAGATCGTCACCCTCGGTGTCGAAGGCGTCGACCCGAACAAAAAGGTCGGCACCTACGTTGATCCGCAAGACTGGAACGCGTTGATCAGCGACCCGGAAGTGCTGTTGATCGATACGCGCAACGATTACGAAGTGTCGATCGGCACTTTCGAAGGCGCCATCGATCCGAAAACCACCAGTTTTCGCGAATTCCCCGACTACATCAAAGAACACTTCGATCCGGCCGTGCACAAGAAAGTCGCGATGTTCTGCACCGGCGGCATTCGCTGCGAGAAAGCCTCGAGCTACATGCTCAGCGAAGGCTACGAAGAGGTTTACCACCTCAAGGGTGGCATCCTGAAGTACCTTGAAGAAGTGCCGCAGGAAGAAACCAAATGGCAGGGCGACTGCTTCGTGTTCGACAACCGCGTGACCGTGCGTCACGACCTCAGCGAAGGCGACTACGATCAATGTCATGCCTGCCGCACACCGGTCAGCGTTGAAGATCGCGCCTCCGAGCATTACGTCGCCGGCATCAGTTGCCCGCATTGCTGGGACAAGCTGAGCGAGAAGACCCGCCGCAGCGCCATCGATCGGCAGAAGCAGATCGAGCTGGCCAAGGCGCGCAACCAGCCGCACCCGATCGGCTACAACTACAAGCAAGCATCCACCGAGGCTTAA
- a CDS encoding BolA family protein: MTMQQRIESTLALLQPEHLQVLDESHMHSRGLQTHFKAVVVSAQFDGLNRVKRHQKVYGTLGELMGEFHALALHTYTPQEWAEIGAAPASPTCAGGSKH; this comes from the coding sequence ATGACCATGCAACAACGCATCGAATCGACGCTGGCGCTGCTTCAGCCCGAACATCTGCAAGTGCTGGATGAAAGCCACATGCACAGTCGCGGGTTGCAGACGCACTTCAAGGCTGTGGTGGTCAGCGCGCAGTTCGACGGCCTGAACCGGGTCAAGCGCCACCAGAAAGTCTACGGCACGCTCGGCGAGCTGATGGGCGAGTTCCATGCGTTGGCGTTGCACACCTACACTCCGCAGGAATGGGCAGAGATCGGCGCCGCCCCGGCGTCACCGACCTGTGCCGGCGGCAGCAAGCATTAA
- a CDS encoding DUF2059 domain-containing protein, translating into MTRLRAICTAVALVCASGQVLADTASHNASAEAFLTLAHADKLGTPVYMQVQQMFAQRFEQTKAPQAKKAVLETYQAKANAALDQAIGWNKLKPDMVKLYTTNFSESELKDLVAFYQSPLGKKVLEKMPQLTQQSAQMTQAKLESAVPVVNKLLDDMTKELAPAAAPAKKK; encoded by the coding sequence ATGACTCGTCTTCGTGCCATCTGCACCGCGGTTGCACTGGTTTGCGCCAGCGGCCAGGTGCTTGCCGATACCGCCAGCCACAACGCCAGTGCTGAAGCTTTCCTGACCCTGGCGCACGCTGACAAGCTGGGCACTCCGGTGTACATGCAAGTGCAGCAAATGTTCGCTCAGCGTTTCGAACAGACCAAAGCCCCGCAAGCCAAGAAAGCCGTCCTGGAAACCTACCAGGCCAAGGCTAACGCCGCGCTGGACCAGGCCATTGGCTGGAACAAGCTGAAGCCGGACATGGTCAAGCTCTACACCACCAACTTCAGCGAATCCGAGCTGAAAGACCTGGTCGCGTTCTACCAGTCGCCACTGGGCAAGAAAGTCCTCGAAAAAATGCCGCAGCTGACTCAGCAATCTGCCCAGATGACCCAGGCCAAACTGGAAAGCGCCGTACCTGTCGTCAACAAGCTGCTCGACGACATGACCAAAGAGCTGGCTCCTGCAGCTGCGCCGGCCAAGAAGAAGTAA
- a CDS encoding class II fumarate hydratase has product MSRIETDSLGQIEVPDDAYWGAQTQRSLINFAIGQERMPLPVLHALALIKKAAARVNDRNGDLPADIARLIEQAADEVLDGQHDDQFPLVVWQTGSGTQSNMNVNEVIAGRANELAGNPRGGKTPVHPNDHVNRSQSSNDCFPTAMSIATAQAVQEQLLPSIAELSGGLAELAARHMKLVKTGRTHMMDATPITFGQELSGFIAQLDYAERAIRAALPAVCELAQGGTAVGTGLNSPHGFGEAIAAELAALSGLPFVTAPNKFAALAGHEPLTSLSGALKTLAVALMKIANDLRLLGSGPRAGFAEVRLPANEPGSSIMPGKVNPTQCEALSMLACQVLGNDVTIGIAASQGHLQLNVFKPVIIHNLLQSIRLLADGCSNFQQHCIAGLEPDAEVMARHLERGLMLVTALNPHIGYDKSAEIAKKAYSEGLTLREAALALGYLTDEEFDAWVRPENMIEAGAKG; this is encoded by the coding sequence ATGAGCCGTATCGAAACCGACAGCCTGGGCCAGATCGAGGTCCCGGACGACGCTTACTGGGGTGCTCAGACGCAACGCTCGCTGATCAACTTCGCCATTGGTCAGGAACGCATGCCGCTGCCGGTACTGCACGCCTTGGCCCTGATCAAGAAAGCCGCCGCCCGCGTCAACGATCGCAACGGTGATCTGCCTGCCGACATCGCCCGCCTGATCGAACAGGCCGCTGACGAAGTGCTCGACGGCCAGCACGACGACCAGTTTCCGCTGGTGGTCTGGCAGACCGGCAGCGGCACCCAGAGCAACATGAACGTCAACGAAGTCATCGCCGGTCGCGCCAACGAACTGGCCGGCAACCCGCGCGGCGGCAAGACGCCGGTGCACCCGAACGATCACGTCAACCGCTCGCAAAGCTCCAACGACTGCTTCCCCACTGCGATGAGCATCGCCACCGCGCAAGCCGTGCAGGAACAACTGCTGCCATCGATTGCCGAGTTGTCCGGCGGCTTGGCCGAACTGGCGGCGCGGCACATGAAACTGGTGAAAACCGGGCGCACGCACATGATGGACGCAACGCCGATCACCTTCGGTCAGGAATTGTCCGGTTTTATCGCGCAGCTGGATTACGCCGAACGCGCTATTCGTGCGGCACTGCCGGCGGTGTGTGAACTGGCTCAGGGCGGCACGGCCGTCGGCACCGGGCTGAATTCGCCGCACGGTTTTGGTGAGGCGATTGCCGCCGAACTGGCGGCGCTGTCGGGTCTGCCATTCGTCACCGCACCGAACAAGTTCGCCGCCCTCGCCGGCCACGAGCCGCTGACCAGTCTTTCTGGCGCGCTGAAAACCCTCGCCGTGGCGCTGATGAAAATCGCCAACGACCTGCGTCTGCTCGGCTCCGGCCCACGCGCAGGTTTTGCCGAAGTACGCCTACCGGCGAATGAGCCGGGTAGCTCGATCATGCCGGGCAAGGTTAACCCGACCCAGTGCGAAGCGCTGTCGATGCTCGCCTGTCAGGTGCTGGGCAACGACGTGACCATCGGCATTGCCGCCAGCCAGGGTCACTTGCAGTTGAACGTGTTCAAACCGGTGATCATCCACAACCTGCTGCAATCGATTCGCTTGCTTGCCGACGGTTGCAGCAACTTCCAGCAGCACTGCATCGCAGGGCTTGAGCCGGACGCCGAAGTCATGGCCCGACACCTGGAACGTGGGCTGATGCTGGTGACGGCGTTGAATCCGCACATTGGTTATGACAAATCAGCGGAGATTGCCAAGAAGGCTTACAGCGAAGGGCTGACCTTGCGTGAGGCGGCGTTGGCGCTGGGCTATCTGACGGATGAAGAGTTTGATGCGTGGGTGCGGCCGGAGAATATGATCGAGGCTGGCGCCAAGGGTTAA
- a CDS encoding DUF6316 family protein, which produces MLAMRAQDNAPAMRFRSERVCRVNGELFFSTRENTLEGPFDSHEIAEQQIKAYIARMQALDSNR; this is translated from the coding sequence ATGTTAGCAATGCGCGCGCAGGACAACGCCCCCGCCATGCGCTTTCGCAGCGAGCGGGTGTGCCGGGTCAATGGTGAACTGTTTTTCAGTACTCGGGAAAATACCCTTGAAGGGCCTTTCGACAGTCATGAGATCGCTGAGCAGCAAATAAAAGCCTACATCGCGCGGATGCAAGCATTGGATTCCAACCGGTAG